gtatgattaagcagttataccaaacaggtgctaatgatcatcagtttcggttgaaacacagatttcagagcagactgaggtttctagatgtgctgttcaagctcttttgaagaatgCTCAAAGAGACGGGCAACGCTGAGGACCACAGACACAGTGGTCGGCCcaggaaacttagtgcagcgGTTGAAATGTTTCCTTCCCTTCGAAATCAGAAGATgcccagcagtgccatcagctcagaactagcagaaaccagaaggacccaggtacacccatctactgtctgggGAAGTCTGTCCAGAcgtggtcttcatggaagaattgcatCCAAAAATCCATACGTCcgatgtggaaacatggccaagcaacTCGGCTATgtataaaaactaaactacTACTACAAATTTTAGTAATGTTTGGCATTAATTGCATTGGCTGTGAGACTCTTGTAGAGGCTGAGCTAACTTTTTGTTAGTTATGTGGCATGTGCATCATGATTATTTCACATTGGTGACCTCTGAATTTTTGTTGTACAGTTGTTAGTTTTAAACATAGTTAACAGTtctaaacatttatttgaaagcaTCAGAACATCCCATACTACAAGATcccacaaaaaataaaagcatgttaTTGCAGGCATATTCTTTAAttctcaaataaaacatttttgtgaatCAAGAACCTCTGTACAGGAATAGCTATAAAATTCCATGTCGTACTGTAAGCAGTCTGTCTTCCAAGAACTACAATACTTCCAATAATCCAATAAAGAAAAATAGTACAATTTCAAGATTAACCCACAGATGATCATCCAAATACTAAAAAATATGtgttcacaaaaagaaaagcattacaGGCATTTTTTTAGGTTCTACATAATGCTGTTATAAGTTGTGACTCAACAGCTACTTCTAATATACAGGGAATAGTTCTTTACCCAGTACCCACATTTGCTGGCTCTGTCCTTGTGCAGAGGTGAGACATGGATGAAGGGGACACACATCAACGTATCAGAAGCATCAATGCCAGCAGGAGGGTGAGGACAGGAGAAGCCAGCAAACCAGGAGAGAGGCCAAAAATGCTACAGGGGGAACAAAGGTAAGGATTTTATAAAATGATACGCTTAGGACAAGTCCCAGTCACACCTTGTAGTTTATTTGGGGAAATACGATTGTAAAGCTACAGAGTCATTTATTGAACTGGTAGACAAATTCCAACAGGTTCTGCAAGTTTAAAGCGTTGATTAAATGTGAATACCTGTCGTCTGTTGTTTCGGGAGGTGGctcagtagtagcagtagtagcagtagtggtagcagcagtagtagtagtagcagtggtagtagtggGTACGATCCTGTAAAATGCATAGCATCATTGGAAAGGCATGTAAGAATCTACATTCAAAATCTTTTAAGTTTTTGTTCTCTCATTGTACTTAATTTTATAATACAACGTCATACCGTGATGAACATGGGCCGGTATCCTGATCAGTAGGAGGACGTCTGATCTTCACTGGTCCCACATGTGGACATGGCAGAGCATTTCCATGAACTAGAGGAGTGAGATCTAGCAAAAGAACAGAGTTTCACTCTTAGTGATTTAGACATTTCAAATATGTCTGTTGTAGAATTCCAAGCAGAGCAGTTACAATCAAGTTTAgtagtaaaaacatttttatgagcCTGCCTTGGAAGCTGAAGACGAAAACAGCACTCCCTCCCTTGAGGAAGTCTCTGGATTTCATGTCTTCCAAAGTTGCAAAGTAGCTCCTGCCAAGCAGAGGTCCGGCAAAGATGGTCTCATTGTTCTCATCTACAAATGGAGTTCCAACCGTACGAGGATTGTCCCATAAATATGAACCTGTTTACAGGAAGCATATAGAAGATTAATGGTAAATAACCAGAGAGTGGTGCACTCAGGAGGTGGCTTTTCATTCAAGAGTTAGTGAATGTTTTAATATTGTAAACTAACCATCAGAGCTGGATACGCTTCGGTCACTGGTGATACTCCTTTGCTTGGACATTTGCTGCTGGATGTTGGGGTTCTGATCCACCATTTGAAAAGTCACCTGCCTTTGTAGGCAAGGCCACTTCAGGCGATCATCATGCTCCCCAGACAAGAGTCGCACAAACAGTCCGAAATATGTCTTGTACAGCACAACCGCAACCGAGTAAGCATAGCCCCCTCTGGAGTACTGCCGTGGGCTGAATAAAGTGGTTCTATATTTACTGTTGGCTAGGACGTTCTCAAAATCATCGATCTGCATGGTTACATGTGGACATTCGATCTCGGACAGATTGATGTCATCGATTGAGAAGCCACCTGATGAAATTCCCGCTCCTTTACGAACCTCGAACTCCACCTGGAAGTGCTTGGTGGCATTCAGGTGAACGTGCTGGAGCTGCCAGTGAGATTTTGGTGGACCTGGAGGAAGATTTTTTTGATGACCGAATTGCATTACTTGAATATTAATGGGTGCACTATCATATATAGCTTTTATTCTGACTTCATCAGGGTCTTAGATACGATTTACCAGATAATCATACAGCTTGACATTACCAGTGATCTGTCCCATGAGGCGGAGGGTTCCTGTGAtgtcctcttcatcttcaaactctctgatccagatgttAAGTTCGTCGAACTCATTCCCACTGTGGTAATAGTAGAACTGGAGACACTGGACATGACACTCCCTACTGGGACTCATCCTCTTGGTTTCCAGCCAGGCTGAGTCTCCCTGTTGACCTGATGTTGTGCTAGCATGCATGAAGTAACCTGGATCTTGACCTATAGTGGTATTGTCCAAAGTTTATACGTTATGACTGACCTTTAAATGTAATATCTGCACGTACGGCATATAGACTTTAAGTAAATTATCTATCAGTGACATTTATGTTGCAAGACTTTCCTCAAGctcacatttgtttcttttaaagtCAGAGTCTACAatgttggagaaactagcaaaaGTAGTtggattttgaaagtatccaaccaaaAATGTCCCATCCCCTCCCTCCAGGTTTTCCTCCCCCACGATACATGAACGTGCTGCTGGGCTATCGTTACTGGTGGTGGACGAGTCCACAAGAAGACCAGGCACTGCCGCTGCCGGGTCCCTCGATTGTTCTGTACACAGCCGCTGACTTTGGTCATGCACAATAGGTGCACTTGCAGCACGCATGCAGGTAGGCGGGTAGGTTAATTCAGTTCgaattacatttattataatcctgtgacagccacagacaccagatttttttcttttttttttgtcaaactatttcatttatcgattgctgtcaggctgttatgagaatttcaattaacaaaaatgcttctaaaataagttgtaGATCCTGCCTTTCAAAGAGAAGTTAAACTTAGTTGTTTGGTAAAAAGCTGTAATAAAGGCTTTATGCCTCTACTAGATACATGATAGTTGaaaaaattatgataaatgaggggaaagagagaggtcCCTGGCTTGGTTGGAGCATAGACATAGACTtacttaatttaattttacGTAATTTTTTTCTTACCATGATGTTCACCTTTGCCATTGGGTAGACTGGTGTGGTCAGAGCTAGGACCTCCGGGAACTTTTGTTACTATTTCCCAGCCACTGTTACTCTGTGAACAGCTATTCATTTGACACTTGGTCCCATCAGAAAAGCCACAGTGCATCTTAAATGCAATGGTTGAGTCTGTAGAGGTGAATAAAGAACACAAGACACAAGGGTTTAAATAGCAAAAATTTACACCAGGGTGAAAATAGCATTTGATTAAATTTAGGCCCTGATAACTCAGGTTGAACCACAATTTAAGTTCCCAAGTTCCTAAATATGTTCCTAAAAAAGTGTCTGGGCTGGAAAAAGTATAATGATATCTCTAAGAACTACAGCTGGGGGAGGCAGCTCTCTGGAAACATATGTAGGAAAATGAAGTTAGTAGCTTCAATCTATTGTGCTTTCATAATAACAACCTACCACAGCTTTAAGTGAAGATGACTTGTAAAATGATTGGTGGCACATTGTGTTCACACTGATTTGGCTAATTGTATTCATTAACACAATCCTGAAACATTCCTAAAACTGGGTGTTGGTCCCTTTAAACTCTAAGTACTTACTGCATTTGTAGAGGAGGTTCAGCTCCAGAACATCACTGGGACTCAGTTCAAGCC
The nucleotide sequence above comes from Pempheris klunzingeri isolate RE-2024b chromosome 8, fPemKlu1.hap1, whole genome shotgun sequence. Encoded proteins:
- the LOC139204866 gene encoding meprin A subunit beta-like; translation: MQRSSIIAENRLWTSPVPYVLEDDLEMNAKGVILRAFDQFRLKSCIDFKLRDSEDYYISVQKLGGCFSYIGKVQPNGQVLSIGRYCDGISTVEHEFLHALGFYHEQSRYDRDDHLTIAFENIQAGFENNFRKVSDEVSTTHKVPYDYWSVMHYGKNAFTNGNGSTIITKDPQFQDVIGQRLELSPSDVLELNLLYKCNSTIAFKMHCGFSDGTKCQMNSCSQSNSGWEIVTKVPGGPSSDHTSLPNGKGEHHGQDPGYFMHASTTSGQQGDSAWLETKRMSPSRECHVQCLQFYYYHSGNEFDELNIWIREFEDEEDITGTLRLMGQITGPPKSHWQLQHVHLNATKHFQVEFEVRKGAGISSGGFSIDDINLSEIECPHVTMQIDDFENVLANSKYRTTLFSPRQYSRGGYAYSVAVVLYKTYFGLFVRLLSGEHDDRLKWPCLQRQVTFQMVDQNPNIQQQMSKQRSITSDRSVSSSDGSYLWDNPRTVGTPFVDENNETIFAGPLLGRSYFATLEDMKSRDFLKGGSAVFVFSFQDLTPLVHGNALPCPHVGPVKIRRPPTDQDTGPCSSRIFGLSPGLLASPVLTLLLALMLLIR